One window of Streptomyces sp. SUK 48 genomic DNA carries:
- a CDS encoding serine hydrolase, translated as MTEDQVRAIFERAGCTGTLLVQPLDEEREFGLGADQLVVPASVMKVLVAPVAETWFAEGRLDPRERVVLGAAGRTPGPVGLSLLEDDVALSWRDMVVLMLTISDNPCTDALMNRLGVGTLNATAARLGLRNTVVRSDVRTLLDSIGQDLGRAGWADLVAWSEGASAAESAAADEKLPATRALAPGAGTRTTARDMVRLLRLLWSGQAGPAEACARVRAVMARRLTRHRIASGFRTPVRVAAKSGGLAGIVRNEVGVVSYPDGRRYAAAVFTRSRTGADEAAINAAIGAATAHAVASLHRETA; from the coding sequence ATGACGGAGGACCAGGTACGGGCGATCTTCGAGCGGGCGGGGTGCACGGGCACGCTGCTCGTCCAACCTCTGGACGAAGAGCGGGAATTCGGGCTGGGCGCCGATCAACTCGTGGTACCCGCGTCGGTGATGAAGGTGCTGGTCGCGCCGGTGGCGGAGACCTGGTTCGCCGAGGGCCGGCTGGATCCGCGGGAGCGGGTGGTGCTGGGCGCCGCCGGGCGCACACCGGGTCCGGTCGGGCTGTCGCTGCTGGAGGACGATGTCGCGCTGTCCTGGCGGGACATGGTCGTGCTGATGCTGACCATCAGCGACAACCCGTGCACCGACGCGCTGATGAACCGGCTCGGGGTCGGCACCCTGAACGCGACGGCCGCGCGGCTCGGGCTGCGGAACACGGTCGTCCGGTCCGATGTGCGCACCCTGCTCGACTCCATCGGCCAGGACCTCGGCCGCGCGGGCTGGGCGGACCTCGTCGCCTGGTCAGAAGGGGCCTCAGCGGCAGAATCGGCGGCCGCCGACGAGAAGTTGCCGGCGACGCGCGCGCTGGCCCCCGGCGCGGGCACCCGTACGACGGCGCGCGACATGGTGCGGCTGCTGCGGCTCCTGTGGAGCGGGCAGGCGGGGCCGGCCGAAGCCTGCGCACGCGTGCGGGCCGTCATGGCCCGCCGGCTCACCCGGCACCGGATCGCGAGCGGGTTCCGGACGCCCGTGCGGGTGGCGGCCAAGAGCGGCGGGCTCGCCGGGATCGTACGCAACGAGGTGGGCGTCGTCTCGTATCCGGACGGCCGCCGGTACGCCGCCGCCGTCTTCACCCGGTCGCGGACGGGCGCGGACGAGGCCGCGATCAATGCCGCGATCGGCGCCGCGACCGCGCACGCCGTCGCCTCGTTGCACCGCGAGACGGCCTGA
- a CDS encoding M4 family metallopeptidase, producing the protein MQAGPATAAPAAHHLSPLRVGALEAKLSPAQHKALIRSAQDKTSDTARTLGLGAKEKLVVKDVTKDADGTLHTRYERTYDGLPVLGGDLIVHTPPASLAAGTVSATYNNKNKIQVASTTATYTKAAAEGKALKAAKALDAEKPAADSARKVIWAGSGTPKLAWETVIGGFQDDGTPSKLHVITDAATGKELYRYQGIETGVGNTHYSGQVSLTTTQSGSSYTLTDNTRGGHKTYNLNHGSSGTGTLFSQSSDTWGDGTNSNAATAGADAAYGAQETWDFYKNTFGRSGIKNDGVGAYSRTHYGNSYVNAFWDDSCFCMTYGDGSGNNDPLTALDVAGHEMSHGVTSNTAGLDYSGESGGLNEATSDIFGTGVEFYANNSSDPGDYLIGEKININGDGTPLRYMDKPSKDGGSADSWYSGVGNLDVHYSSGPANHMFYLLSEGSGTKVINGVTYNSPTSDGVAVAGIGRDAALQIWYKALTSYMTSSTNYAAARTAALNAAGALYGTNSAQYAGVGNAFAGINVGSHITPPSSGVTVTNPGSQSSTVGTAVSLQVQASSTNSGALTYSAAGLPTGLSINSSTGVISGTPSAAGSYSTTVTVKDSTGATGTATFSWTVSTSGGGGCSSTQLLANPGFESGNTGWTASSGVITTDSGQAAHGGSYKAWMDGYGTSHTDTVSQSVTIPAGCKATLSFYLHVDTAETSTSTAYDKLTVTAGSTTLASYSNLNKATGYVQKTFDLSSLAGQTVTLKFNGVEDSSLQTSFVVDDTSLTTS; encoded by the coding sequence ATGCAGGCCGGCCCGGCGACCGCCGCGCCCGCCGCGCACCACCTCAGCCCCCTGCGCGTCGGCGCCCTGGAGGCCAAGCTCAGCCCGGCCCAGCACAAGGCCCTGATCCGGAGCGCCCAGGACAAGACGTCCGACACCGCCCGCACCCTCGGCCTCGGCGCCAAGGAGAAGCTGGTCGTCAAGGACGTCACCAAGGACGCCGACGGCACGCTGCACACCCGCTACGAGCGGACCTACGACGGTCTGCCCGTCCTCGGCGGCGACCTCATCGTGCACACCCCGCCCGCCTCGCTGGCGGCCGGCACCGTGAGCGCCACGTACAACAACAAGAACAAGATCCAGGTCGCCTCGACCACGGCGACCTACACCAAGGCCGCGGCCGAGGGCAAGGCGCTGAAGGCCGCCAAGGCCCTGGACGCCGAGAAGCCCGCCGCGGACAGCGCCCGCAAGGTGATCTGGGCCGGCAGCGGCACCCCGAAGCTTGCCTGGGAGACCGTGATCGGCGGCTTCCAGGACGACGGCACGCCGAGCAAGCTGCACGTCATCACCGATGCCGCCACCGGCAAGGAGCTGTACCGGTACCAGGGCATCGAGACCGGCGTCGGCAACACGCACTACAGCGGCCAGGTCTCGCTGACGACGACCCAGTCGGGCTCGTCGTACACCCTGACCGACAACACGCGCGGCGGTCACAAGACGTACAACCTGAACCACGGCTCCTCCGGCACCGGCACCCTGTTCTCGCAGAGCAGCGACACCTGGGGCGACGGCACCAACTCCAACGCCGCCACGGCCGGCGCGGACGCCGCCTACGGCGCGCAGGAGACCTGGGACTTCTACAAGAACACGTTCGGGCGCAGCGGCATCAAGAACGACGGTGTCGGCGCCTACTCCCGGACGCACTACGGCAACTCGTACGTGAACGCGTTCTGGGACGACAGCTGCTTCTGCATGACGTACGGCGACGGCTCCGGGAACAACGACCCGCTGACCGCGCTCGACGTCGCCGGCCACGAGATGAGCCACGGTGTCACCTCCAACACCGCCGGTCTCGATTACTCGGGCGAGTCGGGCGGCCTGAACGAGGCGACCTCCGACATCTTCGGCACGGGCGTGGAGTTCTACGCGAACAACAGCTCGGACCCCGGTGACTACCTCATCGGCGAGAAGATCAACATCAACGGCGACGGCACCCCGCTGCGCTACATGGACAAGCCGAGCAAGGACGGCGGTTCGGCGGACAGCTGGTACTCGGGTGTCGGCAACCTCGACGTGCACTACTCCTCGGGTCCGGCGAACCACATGTTCTACCTGCTCTCCGAGGGCAGCGGCACCAAGGTCATCAACGGGGTGACCTACAACAGCCCGACCTCCGACGGTGTCGCCGTCGCCGGCATCGGCCGGGACGCCGCCCTCCAGATCTGGTACAAGGCGCTGACGTCGTACATGACGTCCAGCACCAACTACGCCGCCGCCCGCACCGCGGCGCTCAACGCGGCCGGCGCACTCTACGGCACCAACTCCGCGCAGTACGCGGGCGTCGGCAACGCCTTCGCGGGCATCAACGTCGGCAGCCACATCACCCCGCCGAGCAGCGGCGTGACGGTCACCAACCCGGGCAGCCAGTCCTCCACCGTGGGCACGGCGGTCAGCCTCCAGGTCCAGGCGAGCAGCACCAACAGCGGCGCCCTGACCTACAGCGCCGCCGGCCTGCCGACCGGTCTGTCGATCAACAGCTCCACCGGTGTGATCTCCGGTACGCCGTCCGCGGCCGGCAGCTACAGCACCACCGTCACGGTGAAGGACTCCACCGGCGCGACCGGTACCGCCACCTTCTCCTGGACCGTCAGCACCAGCGGGGGCGGCGGTTGCTCCTCGACCCAGCTGCTGGCCAACCCGGGCTTCGAGTCGGGCAACACCGGCTGGACCGCGAGCAGCGGCGTCATCACCACGGACAGCGGCCAGGCGGCCCACGGCGGCTCGTACAAGGCGTGGATGGACGGCTACGGCACCTCGCACACCGACACCGTGTCCCAGTCGGTGACGATCCCCGCGGGCTGCAAGGCGACCCTCTCCTTCTACCTGCACGTGGACACCGCGGAGACCAGCACCAGCACCGCGTACGACAAGCTGACGGTCACCGCCGGTTCGACCACCCTGGCCTCGTACTCGAACCTGAACAAGGCGACGGGCTACGTCCAGAAGACCTTCGACCTGTCCTCGCTGGCGGGCCAGACGGTCACCCTGAAGTTCAACGGCGTGGAGGACTCCTCGCTCCAGACCAGCTTCGTCGTGGACGACACGTCCCTGACCACCAGCTGA
- a CDS encoding glycoside hydrolase family 64 protein, producing MPHTRTRHALPLVAATALVGGALALGVPQHAGAAVPDTIALTITNNSGRTQPVYLYDLGTQLSSGQQGWADANGAFHAWPAGGNPPTPAPDAAIPGPAAGQSTTIRIPKFSGRIYFSYGQKLVFKLTTGGLVQPAVQNPSDPNHDILFNWSEYTLNDSGLWLNSTQVDMFSAPYSVGVRRADGSTSTTGQLKQGGWPGFFDALRAQPGGWSGLIQTGSDGSVLRALSPLYGVETGALPAGAMDDYVNRVWQKYASSTLTVTPFADQPDKKFYGRVSGNVMNFTDTSGAVVTSFQKPDADSVFGCHKLLDAPNDAVRGPISRTLCAGFNRSTLLVSSQAPDNTPGDFYQDAVTNQYAKAVHARMSDGKAYAFAFDDVGNQESLVNDGDPQQAYLTLGPLD from the coding sequence GTGCCGCACACCCGAACCCGACACGCGCTGCCCTTGGTCGCCGCCACCGCCCTCGTCGGCGGAGCGCTCGCCCTCGGCGTCCCCCAACACGCCGGGGCGGCCGTACCGGACACCATCGCGCTGACCATCACCAACAACTCGGGCCGCACCCAGCCCGTCTACCTCTACGACCTCGGCACCCAGCTGTCCTCGGGGCAGCAGGGCTGGGCGGACGCGAACGGCGCCTTCCACGCCTGGCCGGCCGGCGGCAATCCGCCGACTCCCGCGCCGGACGCGGCGATCCCGGGGCCGGCCGCCGGGCAGTCGACCACGATCCGCATCCCGAAGTTCTCCGGCCGGATCTACTTCTCCTACGGCCAGAAGCTCGTCTTCAAGCTCACCACCGGCGGCCTGGTGCAGCCGGCCGTGCAGAATCCGTCCGACCCCAACCACGACATCCTCTTCAACTGGTCCGAGTACACGCTCAACGACTCCGGGCTGTGGCTCAACAGCACCCAGGTGGACATGTTCTCGGCACCGTACTCCGTCGGGGTGCGCCGCGCCGACGGCAGCACCAGCACCACCGGGCAGCTCAAGCAGGGCGGTTGGCCGGGGTTCTTCGACGCCCTGCGCGCCCAGCCGGGCGGCTGGTCCGGGCTGATCCAGACGGGCTCCGACGGCTCGGTGCTGCGCGCGCTGTCGCCGCTGTACGGGGTGGAGACCGGCGCGCTGCCCGCCGGCGCGATGGACGACTACGTGAACCGGGTCTGGCAGAAGTACGCCTCGTCGACGCTGACCGTCACGCCGTTCGCCGATCAGCCGGACAAGAAGTTCTACGGCCGGGTCTCGGGGAACGTCATGAACTTCACCGACACCTCCGGCGCGGTCGTCACCAGCTTCCAGAAGCCGGACGCGGACAGCGTGTTCGGCTGCCACAAGCTGCTCGACGCGCCCAACGACGCCGTGCGCGGGCCCATCTCCCGCACCCTGTGCGCCGGCTTCAACCGCTCGACGCTGCTGGTGAGTTCGCAGGCACCGGACAACACGCCGGGCGACTTCTACCAGGACGCGGTGACCAACCAGTACGCGAAGGCGGTGCACGCGCGGATGTCCGACGGCAAGGCGTACGCGTTCGCCTTCGACGACGTCGGCAACCAGGAGTCGCTGGTCAACGACGGTGATCCGCAGCAGGCGTATCTCACGCTGGGTCCGCTGGACTGA
- a CDS encoding dienelactone hydrolase family protein encodes MTDVQGASVEIPTEDGTADAYLAHPADGEPHPGVLLYQDAYGLRPQLRSMADRLASAGYTVLVPNVFYRHGTTPLGELPEFIDPAADPTLWQRIGPVMGSLTPEQSRRDADAYLGFLADNPFVTDGPVALTGYCMGARLALRTAATHPGRVAAAAGFHGGKLVTDAPDSPHLGVGAVTAELYFGFADQDASMPAEQIRELEQALDAAGVRHTCEVYPGAQHGYTQADTPAYDREADERHWAALLALLDRAF; translated from the coding sequence ATGACCGACGTACAGGGAGCATCCGTCGAGATCCCGACCGAGGACGGCACCGCCGACGCCTACCTCGCCCATCCCGCCGACGGCGAGCCGCACCCGGGCGTGCTGCTCTACCAGGACGCCTACGGATTGCGCCCCCAGCTGCGGTCGATGGCCGACCGGCTGGCGTCGGCCGGCTACACGGTCCTGGTGCCCAACGTCTTCTACCGGCACGGCACCACCCCGCTCGGCGAACTGCCGGAGTTCATCGACCCGGCGGCCGACCCGACCCTCTGGCAGCGCATCGGCCCGGTGATGGGTTCCCTCACCCCCGAGCAGTCCCGGCGGGACGCGGACGCCTATCTCGGCTTCCTCGCGGACAACCCGTTCGTCACCGACGGGCCCGTCGCGCTGACCGGCTACTGCATGGGCGCCCGGCTCGCCCTGCGCACGGCCGCCACGCACCCCGGCCGGGTGGCCGCGGCGGCCGGATTCCACGGCGGCAAGCTGGTCACGGACGCCCCGGACAGCCCGCACCTCGGGGTCGGTGCCGTCACCGCCGAGCTGTACTTCGGCTTCGCCGACCAGGACGCGTCGATGCCGGCCGAGCAGATCCGCGAGCTGGAGCAGGCGCTGGACGCGGCCGGGGTGCGCCACACCTGCGAGGTGTACCCGGGCGCGCAGCACGGCTACACCCAGGCCGACACCCCGGCGTACGACCGGGAGGCCGACGAGCGCCACTGGGCGGCGCTGCTGGCCCTGCTCGACCGCGCCTTCTGA
- a CDS encoding L-threonylcarbamoyladenylate synthase — MAKYFDVHPENPQARSIAQIADAVRSGALIAYPTDSCYALGCRLGSQDGVDRIRAIRRLDDRHHFTLMCRDFAQLGQFVRVDNDVFRAVKASTPGSYTFILPATREVPRKLMHPKKKTVGVRIPDHVVTQALLAELGEPLLSSTLLLPDEEEPMTQGWEIKDRLDHVVDAVVDSGECGTEPTTVVDFSGGEAEIVRRGAGDTSRFE; from the coding sequence ATGGCGAAGTACTTCGACGTGCACCCCGAGAACCCGCAGGCCCGCAGCATCGCGCAGATCGCCGACGCGGTGCGGTCGGGAGCGCTGATCGCATATCCGACCGACTCCTGCTACGCGCTCGGCTGCCGGCTGGGCAGCCAGGACGGCGTGGACCGGATCCGTGCCATCCGCCGGCTGGACGACCGCCATCACTTCACGCTGATGTGCCGTGACTTCGCCCAGCTCGGGCAGTTCGTGCGGGTGGACAACGATGTGTTCCGGGCCGTGAAGGCGTCCACCCCCGGCAGCTACACCTTCATCCTTCCGGCCACCCGCGAGGTCCCGCGCAAGCTGATGCACCCGAAGAAGAAGACCGTCGGGGTGCGCATCCCGGACCATGTGGTCACCCAGGCGCTGCTGGCCGAGCTGGGCGAGCCGCTGCTGTCCAGCACGTTGCTGCTGCCGGACGAGGAGGAGCCGATGACCCAGGGCTGGGAGATCAAGGACCGCCTCGACCATGTGGTGGACGCCGTGGTCGACTCCGGGGAGTGCGGCACCGAGCCGACCACGGTGGTCGACTTCTCCGGGGGCGAGGCGGAGATCGTGCGGCGGGGCGCGGGCGACACCTCACGGTTCGAGTGA
- a CDS encoding helix-turn-helix domain-containing protein, with protein sequence MARRAEEEPVSRPSYGTDSAWARELLDQLRPAGRDLNRLVAWLARSTGSAVHLQDARGALLAEAGERPALDPAVVADVAAGRVSAAALEDGTRHVRLVGIRHPGPHRAAASAVLAVARTEPFDRHTTDILGHTAGVLELLLRERELTQAGDRLRRAAADLRLAILQLLMVEDIVSARRVAAGLWPGLLEKDTARVYVVEGTAAERDRLADECGAATSGGALVVRCPAMDEHVIVLGPATEVEERLRSLVAVRPGTYLGGSPRQRLALTATAYGQAVTALAVARFSPERTAVYAERIRPARLMDPAALHAWSAAVLRPLDTLPYHVRAELLATTRLGLEFTAVSTAKVLGVSRNTVRARMDRVAALLGADFSALAVRAVAHIALNTEAAHGPYDSEGHAPAAPAGFADLLGGDALRSWAEGLLGRLDADGRDLRGTLRAWLAADANAGPAATARGVHAQTVREHVRAAEPVLERRLLAGGTDLYEVVLAHLVTGELPVPALGPANREQVDAAVHR encoded by the coding sequence GTGGCCCGCCGAGCTGAGGAGGAGCCGGTGTCCCGGCCGTCGTACGGGACCGACAGCGCCTGGGCGCGCGAGCTGCTCGACCAGCTGCGCCCCGCGGGGCGCGATCTGAACCGGCTGGTCGCCTGGCTCGCCCGCAGCACCGGGTCCGCCGTGCACCTCCAGGACGCGCGCGGCGCCCTCCTCGCCGAGGCGGGGGAGCGGCCCGCGCTGGACCCCGCCGTCGTCGCCGACGTGGCCGCGGGCCGGGTCTCCGCCGCCGCGCTGGAGGACGGGACGCGGCATGTGCGCCTGGTCGGCATCCGCCACCCCGGACCGCACCGGGCCGCCGCCTCCGCCGTCCTGGCCGTGGCCCGCACCGAGCCCTTCGACCGGCACACCACCGACATCCTCGGGCACACCGCGGGCGTCCTCGAACTCCTCTTGCGTGAGCGCGAGTTGACGCAGGCCGGCGACCGGCTGCGGCGGGCCGCCGCCGATCTGCGCCTCGCCATCCTGCAACTGCTGATGGTGGAGGACATCGTCTCCGCCCGCCGGGTCGCCGCGGGGCTGTGGCCCGGACTGCTGGAGAAGGACACCGCCCGCGTGTACGTCGTCGAGGGCACCGCCGCCGAACGCGACCGGCTCGCCGACGAGTGCGGGGCGGCCACCAGCGGCGGCGCCCTCGTGGTCCGCTGCCCGGCGATGGACGAGCACGTCATCGTCCTCGGCCCGGCCACCGAGGTGGAGGAGCGGCTGCGCTCCCTGGTCGCGGTGCGGCCGGGCACCTACCTCGGCGGCAGTCCCCGCCAGCGCCTCGCCCTGACCGCGACCGCCTACGGGCAGGCCGTCACCGCGCTCGCCGTGGCCCGCTTCAGCCCGGAGCGGACCGCCGTCTACGCCGAACGCATCCGCCCCGCCCGCCTGATGGACCCGGCCGCGCTGCACGCCTGGTCGGCCGCGGTGCTGCGCCCGCTCGACACGCTGCCGTACCACGTGCGCGCCGAACTGCTCGCCACCACCCGGCTGGGCCTGGAGTTCACCGCGGTCAGCACGGCCAAGGTGCTCGGCGTCAGCCGCAACACGGTGCGCGCCCGCATGGACCGGGTCGCCGCGCTGCTCGGCGCCGACTTCTCCGCCCTGGCCGTGCGCGCCGTGGCGCACATCGCGCTCAACACCGAGGCGGCGCACGGCCCGTACGACTCCGAGGGCCACGCACCCGCCGCGCCGGCCGGGTTCGCGGACCTGCTCGGCGGGGACGCGCTGCGCTCCTGGGCCGAGGGGCTGCTCGGGCGGCTCGACGCCGACGGCCGGGATCTGCGCGGCACCCTGCGCGCCTGGCTGGCCGCCGACGCCAACGCCGGGCCCGCCGCGACGGCGCGGGGGGTGCACGCCCAGACCGTACGGGAGCATGTGCGGGCCGCCGAACCCGTACTGGAGCGCCGGCTGCTGGCCGGGGGCACCGATCTGTACGAGGTCGTCCTCGCCCACCTCGTCACCGGTGAACTGCCCGTCCCCGCCCTCGGCCCGGCGAACCGGGAGCAAGTGGACGCGGCTGTGCACCGGTGA
- a CDS encoding PP2C family protein-serine/threonine phosphatase, which produces MRGAPPPWWIRLLPVLLLVAVTVASTVTEHAADLGFLLGAIPPLAVLSYGPLVTAVLGVLVVVALNVPVTHLNRPGNTDLLTIVFVALLSVFVSFVRSRRDAQLQVERTIGEAVQRAVMPPLPERVGRIGCVGFYRAAENGTLVGGDFFDVREGPYGVRAVMGDVRGHGLTAVSTVVSLLGAFREAVLDQRDLESVAARMDRRLQTDAAGTPDGELFATAVLVEFPAGARTMRVVACGHPAPVLLREGGAREVAVAPGTPLGIGLAGADPPKEVTVPLEPGDRLLLASDGVWEARDDAGVFYPLPERLAALAETRDGELPTAVWADLARLRYEVRDDATMLVLSPAPGDRPA; this is translated from the coding sequence TTGCGGGGCGCGCCACCGCCGTGGTGGATCCGGCTGCTGCCGGTGCTGCTGCTGGTCGCGGTGACCGTCGCCTCGACCGTCACCGAGCACGCCGCCGACCTCGGTTTCCTGCTGGGCGCGATCCCGCCGCTGGCCGTCCTGTCGTACGGCCCGCTGGTCACCGCCGTGCTCGGCGTCCTGGTGGTCGTGGCCCTGAACGTGCCCGTGACCCATCTGAACCGGCCCGGCAACACCGATCTGCTCACCATCGTCTTCGTCGCCCTGCTCAGCGTGTTCGTGTCGTTCGTGCGCAGCCGCCGCGACGCCCAGCTCCAGGTGGAGCGCACGATCGGGGAGGCCGTGCAGCGGGCGGTGATGCCGCCGCTGCCCGAGCGGGTCGGGCGGATCGGCTGCGTGGGCTTCTACCGGGCGGCGGAGAACGGCACGCTGGTGGGCGGGGACTTCTTCGACGTGCGCGAAGGGCCGTACGGCGTACGGGCGGTGATGGGCGATGTGCGCGGGCACGGGCTGACGGCGGTCTCGACCGTGGTGTCCCTGCTGGGCGCGTTCCGCGAGGCGGTCCTCGACCAGCGGGACCTGGAGTCGGTGGCGGCGCGGATGGACCGCCGGCTCCAGACGGACGCGGCGGGCACACCGGACGGGGAGTTGTTCGCGACGGCGGTGCTGGTGGAGTTCCCGGCCGGCGCGCGCACGATGCGGGTGGTGGCGTGCGGTCATCCGGCGCCGGTCCTGCTGCGCGAGGGCGGCGCGCGGGAGGTCGCCGTGGCACCGGGCACCCCGCTGGGGATCGGCCTGGCCGGCGCCGATCCGCCGAAGGAGGTCACGGTGCCGCTGGAGCCGGGCGACCGGCTGCTGCTGGCCTCCGACGGCGTCTGGGAGGCACGGGACGACGCCGGGGTCTTCTACCCGCTGCCGGAGCGGCTGGCCGCGCTCGCGGAGACCCGGGACGGCGAGCTGCCCACCGCGGTGTGGGCCGACCTCGCGCGGCTGCGCTACGAGGTCCGCGACGACGCGACGATGCTGGTGCTGTCGCCCGCCCCGGGCGACCGGCCCGCCTGA
- a CDS encoding GNAT family N-acetyltransferase has protein sequence MTDLVMRTLDANSAHLFHTMPDPLALAEKHRLVTFRPEWQRVALRDGRTVARAAWWGRAEDTEPLLINWLDVAEGEEAAGAELLRTAPWHPDELELDLPGGWRDDPAQRAAADTRAAAARGAGYAPLVERFLYRWTPDLGLPERPGRLVFTPEPDDAVFLGLLRRIHSVTLDAHARRAIAEGGVEQAAREELDLFHWMSSPRSWWQIARTRAGDPVGIHIPARNPSGACVGFIGVVPEHRGHGYAYDLLTECTRFLAVEGAEFIGAATDRSNFPMAAHFARAGYPVVRERVNFRSDGVAGAG, from the coding sequence TTGACCGATCTGGTCATGCGCACGCTCGACGCGAACAGTGCGCACCTGTTCCACACCATGCCCGACCCGCTGGCCCTCGCCGAGAAGCACCGGCTGGTCACCTTCCGCCCCGAATGGCAGCGCGTCGCCCTGCGCGACGGCCGCACCGTGGCCCGCGCCGCCTGGTGGGGGCGCGCCGAGGACACCGAACCGCTGCTGATCAACTGGCTGGACGTGGCCGAGGGCGAGGAGGCGGCCGGCGCCGAACTGCTGCGGACCGCGCCCTGGCACCCGGACGAACTCGAACTCGACCTGCCCGGCGGCTGGCGCGACGACCCGGCGCAGCGGGCCGCCGCCGACACCCGCGCCGCCGCCGCGCGCGGGGCCGGATACGCGCCCCTGGTGGAGCGCTTCCTCTACCGCTGGACCCCGGACCTCGGCCTGCCCGAACGCCCCGGCCGCCTGGTCTTCACCCCGGAACCGGACGACGCCGTCTTCCTCGGCCTGCTGCGCCGGATCCACTCCGTCACCCTCGACGCGCACGCCCGCCGGGCCATCGCCGAGGGCGGTGTCGAGCAGGCCGCCCGGGAGGAGCTGGACCTCTTCCACTGGATGTCCTCGCCGCGCTCCTGGTGGCAGATCGCCCGCACCCGCGCCGGCGACCCGGTCGGCATCCACATCCCCGCCCGCAACCCGTCCGGAGCCTGTGTCGGCTTCATCGGCGTCGTCCCCGAGCACCGCGGCCACGGCTACGCCTACGACCTCCTCACCGAGTGCACCCGCTTCCTGGCCGTCGAGGGCGCCGAGTTCATCGGTGCCGCCACCGACCGGTCGAACTTCCCGATGGCCGCGCACTTCGCGAGGGCGGGCTATCCCGTCGTACGGGAGCGGGTGAACTTCCGGTCCGACGGCGTCGCCGGTGCCGGGTGA
- a CDS encoding EF-hand domain-containing protein — translation MATTEANNRVELVFSLFDANGNGVLDPGDFELMGRRVVEAVPEAGDGAKHRMVEAFQGYWDTLRTELDADGDGQVSPEEFNAIVLDPQRFDVTVNEFAESLAALGDPDGDGYVERPHFVALMTAIGFQRPNIEALFDAFEPVHGDRVPVVTWADGIRDYYRPEKSGIPGDHLTTGTAQ, via the coding sequence ATGGCCACCACCGAGGCGAACAACCGGGTCGAACTCGTCTTCTCGCTGTTCGACGCCAACGGCAACGGCGTACTGGACCCGGGGGACTTCGAGCTGATGGGCAGGCGGGTGGTCGAGGCCGTGCCCGAGGCCGGGGACGGCGCGAAGCACCGGATGGTCGAGGCGTTCCAGGGCTACTGGGACACCCTGCGCACCGAGCTGGACGCCGACGGCGACGGACAGGTCAGCCCCGAGGAGTTCAACGCCATCGTGCTCGACCCCCAGCGATTCGACGTCACCGTCAACGAGTTCGCCGAGTCCCTCGCCGCGCTGGGCGACCCGGACGGCGACGGCTATGTCGAACGCCCCCACTTCGTCGCCCTGATGACGGCCATCGGTTTCCAGCGCCCCAACATCGAGGCCCTGTTCGACGCCTTCGAGCCGGTCCACGGCGACCGTGTCCCCGTGGTCACCTGGGCCGACGGCATCCGTGACTACTACCGCCCGGAGAAGTCCGGCATCCCCGGCGATCACCTCACCACGGGTACCGCCCAGTGA